The following proteins are co-located in the Pedobacter sp. FW305-3-2-15-E-R2A2 genome:
- a CDS encoding Crp/Fnr family transcriptional regulator: MVEKEIHPRHTIILNSGEICNHIWFIIQGFAMIYIEKEDKKIPYQFWDENEIMVPVNSFFKQLPADGCIQVLEKSTLLAISFSNIQKLTEAFPEFNIFMCNLLLNLQYSAERRVFNLTSIDPGERYALLLKESPFIVRKAPVELISAYLGVSRKTLNRIRAKK, from the coding sequence ATGGTGGAAAAGGAAATCCACCCAAGGCACACAATCATCTTAAATTCCGGTGAAATTTGCAATCACATTTGGTTTATTATTCAAGGGTTCGCCATGATTTATATTGAAAAGGAAGATAAGAAGATCCCTTATCAGTTCTGGGATGAAAATGAAATTATGGTTCCGGTGAACAGTTTTTTCAAACAACTTCCGGCAGATGGCTGCATACAAGTCCTGGAGAAAAGCACATTATTGGCCATCTCCTTTAGCAACATCCAAAAACTAACAGAAGCCTTCCCTGAGTTCAATATTTTCATGTGTAATCTATTACTAAATCTCCAATATTCAGCTGAAAGGCGAGTTTTCAACCTCACTTCAATTGATCCTGGAGAGCGTTATGCACTATTGCTAAAGGAGTCTCCTTTCATCGTCAGAAAAGCTCCTGTAGAGCTTATTTCCGCTTATCTTGGTGTTTCCAGAAAAACGCTAAACCGCATCCGGGCAAAAAAATAG
- a CDS encoding FtsX-like permease family protein produces the protein MSPLKISWKSLWSKPLSSALNMMLIAFGTGILTILLLASNQIAQKLDNNSKDIDLVVGAKGSPLQLILSSIYYIDFPTGNIPLKEAKELSRSPFVKRAVPLALGDNYNGTRIVGTDSNFVAIYKLKVQSGKLWAKDFETTIGASVAESQQLKVGDTFYGAHGLTSNSDVHKSHQYTVSGILAPQGNVTDNLILTNIASVWKMHDDHEEGEAHEHKEGESHHEEEHAEEGKELTSLLIQYRSPMSVAIFPRMVNETTNMQAASPAQESTRLFSLIGVGVETLQWFAVLIMLIAAISVFVNLYNSLKERKYDLAIMRTLGASRGKLFLIVIAEGIILTLAGTLIGIALGHLALQFIGNYQESSQARLTGLVFLKDEIYLFVAGLAIGIFAAIIPAVQAYRSNISRILSKN, from the coding sequence ATGAGCCCATTAAAGATCAGTTGGAAGAGCTTATGGTCTAAGCCATTGTCTTCCGCACTAAATATGATGCTAATTGCTTTTGGCACAGGAATTCTAACCATTTTACTGTTAGCTTCCAATCAGATCGCCCAAAAGCTCGACAACAATTCAAAAGACATTGACCTCGTGGTTGGCGCAAAAGGCAGCCCACTACAGTTAATCCTGAGCAGCATTTATTACATCGATTTTCCGACGGGGAATATCCCGCTAAAAGAAGCAAAGGAACTGTCGCGCAGCCCATTTGTAAAAAGAGCTGTTCCCCTCGCCTTAGGAGATAATTATAACGGAACCAGAATTGTAGGAACCGACAGCAATTTTGTAGCCATCTATAAATTGAAAGTACAGAGTGGAAAATTATGGGCAAAGGATTTCGAAACGACCATTGGCGCAAGCGTTGCAGAAAGTCAGCAGTTAAAAGTAGGCGATACCTTTTATGGAGCACATGGTCTGACAAGTAATAGCGATGTCCACAAAAGCCATCAATATACGGTATCGGGAATCTTAGCACCTCAGGGAAACGTAACGGACAACCTGATTCTAACAAATATCGCCAGTGTCTGGAAAATGCACGACGACCATGAAGAAGGAGAAGCTCATGAGCATAAAGAAGGCGAAAGTCACCATGAAGAAGAACATGCTGAGGAAGGAAAAGAACTGACCTCATTGCTAATTCAATACCGGTCCCCAATGTCAGTAGCTATTTTTCCGAGAATGGTAAATGAAACGACAAATATGCAGGCAGCCTCACCAGCGCAGGAAAGCACCCGGTTATTTTCTTTAATTGGTGTTGGTGTCGAGACCTTACAATGGTTTGCTGTATTGATTATGCTGATTGCAGCGATCAGTGTTTTTGTAAACCTGTACAATTCGCTTAAGGAGCGTAAATACGATCTGGCGATCATGCGTACACTCGGTGCTTCCAGAGGGAAACTCTTCCTGATCGTTATTGCCGAGGGTATTATTCTTACCCTTGCCGGTACGCTAATCGGAATTGCTTTAGGCCATCTTGCCCTTCAATTTATAGGAAACTACCAGGAGAGCAGTCAGGCGAGGTTAACCGGCCTGGTTTTCCTGAAGGATGAAATTTATTTATTTGTTGCTGGCTTAGCTATTGGTATATTTGCAGCTATCATTCCTGCAGTGCAGGCTTACCGGTCAAATATTTCCAGGATATTGTCAAAAAATTAA
- a CDS encoding ABC transporter ATP-binding protein: MISLKSVSHSYAGQKDIGFSDWQINDGEQWLLLGESGSGKTTLLHILTGILKPQQGEVQINNTSIYGLSAKDLDQFRGRNIGIIFQRPHLIKSLSISENLVLAQSFAKLPTDLKRVNEVLESLGIEGKKNAYPDELSQGQLQRVSIARAVINKPALLIADEPTSSLDDKNAAIVLELLMQQSGANQATLVVATHDKRVKDAFTNTYELS; encoded by the coding sequence ATGATCTCTTTAAAATCTGTATCACATAGTTATGCCGGCCAGAAGGACATCGGCTTTAGCGACTGGCAAATCAATGATGGGGAACAATGGCTGCTTCTTGGTGAATCAGGAAGTGGAAAAACGACGCTTCTTCATATCCTGACTGGTATCTTAAAACCGCAACAAGGAGAAGTTCAGATTAACAATACCTCCATTTACGGACTATCTGCTAAAGATCTTGATCAGTTCAGAGGAAGGAACATTGGCATCATTTTTCAGCGGCCACACCTGATTAAAAGCCTTAGCATATCAGAAAATCTTGTTTTAGCACAAAGCTTTGCTAAACTTCCTACAGATTTAAAACGCGTAAATGAGGTATTGGAGTCTTTAGGAATTGAAGGTAAAAAAAATGCTTATCCTGATGAATTAAGTCAGGGGCAATTGCAAAGAGTTTCTATTGCCAGGGCAGTCATCAACAAACCGGCTTTATTGATTGCAGATGAGCCTACGTCCAGTCTGGACGATAAAAATGCGGCTATAGTACTGGAACTGCTGATGCAGCAATCCGGCGCCAACCAGGCGACGCTGGTAGTCGCTACGCACGACAAAAGAGTGAAGGATGCATTTACCAATACTTACGAACTATCATGA
- a CDS encoding membrane dipeptidase, producing the protein MFIIDAHLDLSMNAMEWNRDLRLPVQAIRALEKGMTDKPDRERSTVSFPELRKGNIGIVVATQIARYVKPGSVIPGWNSPEQAWSQTQAQLSWYRTMEEAGEMVQISNAGQLKAHYELWNDGTPNENKAIGYILSLEGADSIVDLSYLERAHQYGLRAIGPAHYGPGRYANGTDATGEMGAQGLALLKEMERLNIILDATHLCDDAFWQALAHFSGPVWASHNNCRAFVNHNRQYSDEQLLALIERGAVIGGALDAWMLVPNWERGVSTPQSMNCDLEKVVANMDHICQLAGNARHIGIGSDLDGAFGTEQSPLDLDTISDLQKMVEMLSAKGYSAEDLDHIFHQNWLNFLYKAWG; encoded by the coding sequence ATGTTTATAATAGATGCTCACCTGGATCTCAGCATGAATGCCATGGAATGGAACAGAGATTTAAGGTTGCCTGTGCAAGCGATTCGTGCCCTGGAAAAGGGAATGACAGATAAGCCTGACCGGGAAAGGTCTACGGTTTCCTTTCCTGAACTCAGGAAGGGAAATATTGGCATTGTGGTCGCCACGCAGATTGCCCGTTATGTAAAACCCGGAAGTGTGATTCCGGGCTGGAACTCTCCGGAGCAGGCATGGTCCCAGACACAGGCACAACTTTCCTGGTACAGAACAATGGAAGAAGCCGGGGAAATGGTACAGATCAGTAATGCCGGGCAACTGAAAGCACATTATGAACTATGGAATGATGGAACCCCTAATGAAAATAAAGCGATTGGTTATATCCTGAGTCTTGAAGGGGCAGATTCTATTGTAGACCTGAGCTACCTGGAAAGAGCCCATCAATATGGGTTAAGGGCGATTGGTCCGGCACACTATGGTCCTGGAAGGTATGCCAATGGAACGGACGCAACAGGAGAAATGGGTGCACAAGGTTTAGCTTTACTTAAAGAGATGGAGCGTCTTAACATCATTCTGGATGCCACGCACCTTTGTGACGATGCATTTTGGCAGGCCTTAGCTCATTTCTCCGGACCTGTATGGGCAAGTCACAACAATTGCAGGGCTTTTGTAAATCATAACCGTCAATATAGCGATGAACAACTCCTTGCCCTGATTGAACGCGGTGCAGTGATCGGGGGTGCTTTAGATGCCTGGATGCTTGTACCCAACTGGGAGAGAGGGGTGTCTACACCACAAAGTATGAACTGTGATCTGGAGAAGGTGGTAGCCAATATGGACCATATTTGTCAGCTTGCAGGAAATGCGCGACATATAGGAATAGGTTCTGACCTGGATGGGGCTTTCGGAACGGAACAATCCCCATTGGATCTGGATACCATTTCAGACCTGCAAAAGATGGTTGAGATGCTTTCCGCAAAAGGTTATTCTGCGGAAGATCTGGACCATATCTTTCATCAAAACTGGCTTAATTTCCTTTACAAAGCTTGGGGTTAA
- a CDS encoding glycosyltransferase, whose amino-acid sequence MNTKPLVSCVMIVTGDFELLVSGISYFLDQDYSNLELVMIQCGGDSVESLIPHCPRIHFIYQSDPATSAKSRNMACTQTNGDIIIHWNEATYYTEDWISRQVNALKASGADICGLNKTTELDSWSELQEKQIENPDETVSWITGSTLCYWKKLWTAYPFKASQTDVNTDFILNSGGKVYAHHYSKGYRGQADLIPIPNKCTLLPLVSCIMTTRNSTMLVPFMLHCFLCQDYPNVELIIIDDGIIAAPELILHCPNTRYFFLEGRETNGAKKNIACSQSNGSIILHWDDQDWYAHDWIKYQVTALLTSGADMSGLNLVQTYSMPNQKSMTTEKSSWLYEGTMIYWKSVWENKKFNTLKTGESEDFQQQPGLKIIAHDYIAGFNTNTYVKNQDRQLPDDPLMN is encoded by the coding sequence ATGAATACTAAGCCACTCGTTTCCTGCGTCATGATTGTTACAGGCGATTTTGAATTACTCGTAAGTGGAATTAGTTATTTTCTGGATCAGGATTATTCAAATTTAGAACTAGTCATGATACAGTGCGGTGGAGATTCAGTAGAATCATTAATTCCACACTGCCCAAGAATCCATTTTATTTATCAATCGGATCCGGCAACATCGGCCAAATCACGAAATATGGCCTGCACACAAACAAATGGAGATATTATTATTCATTGGAATGAAGCGACCTATTATACTGAAGACTGGATCAGCCGCCAGGTGAATGCGCTTAAGGCCTCCGGAGCGGATATCTGTGGTCTAAATAAAACTACGGAACTGGATTCCTGGTCCGAATTACAGGAAAAGCAAATAGAAAACCCGGATGAAACGGTCAGCTGGATAACTGGTTCAACCTTATGTTACTGGAAAAAGCTATGGACAGCTTATCCATTTAAAGCATCACAAACAGATGTAAACACAGATTTCATTCTCAATTCAGGAGGAAAAGTTTATGCTCATCACTATTCAAAGGGGTATAGGGGTCAGGCAGATCTTATTCCAATCCCAAATAAATGCACTTTATTACCCTTAGTATCCTGTATTATGACCACCAGAAATTCGACAATGTTGGTTCCGTTTATGCTTCATTGTTTCCTTTGCCAGGATTATCCAAATGTAGAACTCATTATTATAGACGACGGCATTATTGCTGCCCCTGAGTTAATTTTGCATTGTCCAAATACGAGATATTTTTTTCTTGAGGGCAGGGAAACGAACGGAGCAAAAAAGAATATCGCCTGTAGTCAATCTAATGGAAGCATCATTCTTCATTGGGATGACCAGGACTGGTATGCCCACGATTGGATCAAATATCAGGTAACCGCATTATTAACTTCTGGCGCGGATATGTCAGGACTGAATCTGGTTCAAACCTACTCGATGCCCAATCAAAAATCTATGACAACAGAAAAAAGCTCTTGGCTATATGAGGGGACGATGATCTATTGGAAATCCGTTTGGGAAAATAAAAAGTTTAATACACTTAAAACGGGAGAAAGTGAGGATTTCCAACAACAACCGGGGCTCAAAATTATTGCCCATGACTATATAGCAGGTTTTAATACGAACACCTATGTAAAAAACCAGGACCGCCAGTTACCTGATGATCCATTAATGAATTAA
- a CDS encoding transcriptional repressor, which yields MRLDPVNILKEHDLKHTRQRVRVLEEIALDTVAISQPELEKKLGKEIDRVTLYRILNTYEDKGILHRIMDMNGTANYAICSSSCSEDHHHDEHVHFNCTTCSKIYCLEVVVPKLKMPKGFTAKTVNTTAYGTCEKCNALLANPA from the coding sequence ATGAGACTAGATCCCGTAAATATTTTAAAAGAGCACGACCTGAAACACACCAGACAAAGGGTACGTGTACTGGAAGAAATTGCTTTGGACACTGTGGCCATCTCTCAGCCTGAACTGGAGAAAAAGCTGGGTAAGGAGATCGACAGGGTAACTTTATACAGAATCCTGAATACTTATGAAGATAAAGGGATTCTTCACCGCATCATGGACATGAACGGAACGGCAAACTACGCCATCTGCTCCTCTTCTTGCTCTGAAGATCACCACCATGATGAACATGTACACTTCAACTGTACCACCTGCTCAAAAATCTATTGCCTTGAAGTGGTCGTACCTAAGCTAAAAATGCCAAAGGGCTTTACTGCAAAAACCGTAAACACTACTGCTTACGGTACTTGTGAAAAATGCAATGCCCTGCTGGCAAATCCGGCCTAG
- a CDS encoding MerC domain-containing protein, producing MKPLLRSSRLDQVGMTASIACAIHCAALPFLITTLPLWGLSFLAHSWVEVSMICISLLIGTWSLARSYPKHKKELPVLVLILGFALIGCGHYLITDLEAILIPLGGFTIAAAHLINWRYTRSCTHQ from the coding sequence ATGAAACCTTTATTAAGATCCAGCCGTTTAGATCAGGTAGGTATGACCGCCTCCATAGCTTGTGCTATCCACTGTGCCGCCCTTCCATTTCTCATTACCACCTTACCCTTATGGGGTTTAAGCTTCCTTGCCCATAGCTGGGTGGAAGTGAGCATGATCTGTATTTCCCTGCTCATTGGTACCTGGTCATTGGCCCGCTCCTATCCCAAACATAAAAAAGAGCTTCCTGTCCTGGTTCTCATCCTCGGCTTTGCCTTAATAGGCTGCGGCCATTACCTCATCACCGATCTGGAAGCCATTTTAATTCCTCTGGGTGGATTCACCATTGCCGCAGCACACCTGATCAACTGGCGCTATACCCGCAGTTGTACACATCAATAA
- a CDS encoding GTP-binding protein codes for MRKLLPVTVLSGFLGSGKTTLLNHILHNKEDLKVALIVNDMSELNIDARTVENTHTLSRTEEKLVEMSNGCICCTLREDLIAEVEKLAKEDRFDYLIIESTGISEPIPVAQTFSYVDEAMGIDLSRFSRLDTMVTVVDCFNFKKDFGTNELLLDRDWVADRADRRTIVNLLTDQIEFANVILLNKTDLITEADLKLIRAVIHKLNPSAKQVETSFSKVALPEILNTGLFNFEESSQGAGWIRELNSEHESETEEYGISSTVFRSPRPFHPERLWDYLNVNFPNNVLRTKGLFWLAPMPDHALNFSQAGGSLKVENAGTWWASMPLQERLNYVDYADNRNDIEGKWDRYFGDRLNELVFIGQDLDKVQLNEELNSCLLNDEELIRYTQHEEFRNPFERML; via the coding sequence ATGAGAAAACTATTACCTGTTACCGTGCTCAGTGGATTTCTGGGGAGCGGTAAAACCACCTTACTAAACCATATTCTTCACAATAAGGAGGATTTGAAGGTAGCATTGATTGTAAACGACATGAGTGAGCTTAATATTGATGCCCGCACTGTTGAGAACACGCATACCTTATCACGAACGGAGGAAAAGCTGGTAGAAATGAGTAATGGTTGTATCTGTTGTACCCTTCGGGAAGATCTGATTGCGGAAGTGGAAAAACTGGCAAAGGAAGATCGCTTTGACTATTTGATTATTGAAAGTACAGGTATTTCGGAACCCATTCCCGTAGCACAAACTTTCAGTTATGTAGATGAAGCAATGGGAATCGATTTGAGCAGGTTTAGCAGATTGGATACGATGGTTACGGTGGTCGACTGTTTTAACTTTAAGAAAGATTTTGGAACTAACGAATTGCTGCTCGACCGGGATTGGGTAGCTGACCGTGCAGACAGGCGTACGATTGTGAACCTGCTCACTGATCAGATCGAGTTTGCCAATGTCATCCTCCTAAATAAAACAGATTTGATTACGGAGGCTGATCTTAAGCTCATCAGGGCGGTGATCCACAAATTGAACCCCTCTGCAAAACAGGTAGAAACCTCCTTCAGCAAGGTGGCGCTTCCCGAAATATTGAATACCGGCCTGTTTAATTTTGAAGAATCGTCACAGGGAGCGGGATGGATCAGAGAGTTAAATAGCGAGCATGAATCCGAGACAGAAGAATATGGAATCAGTAGCACGGTCTTTCGCTCTCCCCGGCCTTTCCACCCGGAACGTCTCTGGGATTACCTGAATGTCAATTTCCCAAATAATGTGCTGCGGACCAAAGGTTTGTTCTGGCTGGCACCAATGCCCGATCATGCGCTGAATTTCTCTCAGGCAGGTGGTTCTTTAAAAGTGGAAAATGCAGGTACGTGGTGGGCAAGTATGCCTTTACAGGAAAGGCTTAACTATGTAGATTATGCAGATAACCGGAATGATATTGAAGGTAAATGGGACCGATATTTTGGAGACCGTCTGAATGAATTGGTATTTATAGGTCAGGACCTGGATAAAGTACAACTCAATGAGGAGTTAAATTCCTGCTTATTGAACGACGAGGAGTTGATCAGGTATACACAGCATGAAGAGTTTAGAAATCCCTTTGAACGCATGCTCTGA
- a CDS encoding NHL repeat-containing protein, with protein sequence MKKVKITLLGVLLITLVSCKKAEKIEIERPTDRMVSTLAGTGASTFGDGTGLQASFSNPQKIAIDEAGNIYLADQRNHRIRKITQQGVVTTVAGSGEQGYADGNGISAQFSSPTGIAVDGSGNLYIADSGNNCIRKITSSGVVSTLAGMGGTSNGFMDGTGTDARFNYPYALTLDKSNNIFVADLNNNRIRKVTPAGVVTTYVGNGASYFQDGTLETATMYNPVSLIFDPSGNLYVGQSWFIRKITPQGKVSLFAGNPDDNRGFGYVDGAGIASKFYYVYGLATDQKGNLYAADSDNNVVRKITPDGIVSTHAGSQYLILDANSNRYKDGPAASAYFTRPQGIAVDKEGNIFVTDNDGHRLRKISEVPIPESPDEIARKNWNNPQGWK encoded by the coding sequence ATGAAAAAAGTCAAAATTACTTTATTAGGGGTGCTACTAATAACGTTAGTCAGTTGTAAAAAAGCTGAAAAGATTGAAATTGAAAGACCAACAGACAGAATGGTAAGTACTTTAGCTGGTACCGGGGCGAGTACATTTGGAGATGGAACCGGGTTGCAGGCGAGTTTTAGTAACCCTCAAAAAATTGCTATCGATGAAGCAGGTAACATCTACCTTGCAGACCAGAGAAATCACAGAATTCGGAAAATAACCCAGCAAGGCGTTGTGACTACCGTAGCAGGAAGTGGCGAGCAAGGTTATGCCGATGGCAATGGGATCAGTGCCCAATTTAGCTCTCCAACTGGTATCGCTGTAGATGGAAGTGGAAATCTGTACATCGCAGATAGTGGTAATAATTGTATTAGAAAAATTACGTCTTCAGGAGTAGTCAGCACCCTGGCTGGTATGGGAGGAACATCCAATGGTTTTATGGATGGTACTGGAACTGACGCAAGGTTTAACTATCCATATGCTCTTACATTAGACAAATCGAATAACATATTTGTTGCTGACTTAAACAACAACAGAATAAGAAAAGTTACACCCGCCGGAGTGGTAACCACCTATGTGGGTAATGGGGCTTCGTATTTTCAGGATGGTACACTTGAAACTGCAACAATGTACAACCCAGTTTCATTAATTTTCGATCCATCAGGAAACCTATACGTAGGACAGTCCTGGTTTATAAGGAAAATTACCCCTCAGGGAAAAGTATCTCTTTTTGCAGGTAATCCCGATGACAACAGAGGTTTTGGTTATGTCGACGGTGCAGGTATTGCATCAAAATTTTATTATGTATATGGACTTGCTACTGATCAAAAAGGAAATCTTTACGCAGCAGACAGTGATAACAATGTTGTCCGAAAAATTACTCCGGATGGCATTGTATCCACTCATGCAGGCAGCCAATATCTTATTTTAGATGCGAACTCAAATCGATACAAAGATGGACCGGCAGCTAGTGCCTACTTTACCAGACCTCAGGGTATTGCTGTTGACAAAGAAGGAAATATTTTTGTTACTGACAACGATGGCCACCGACTTAGAAAAATCAGCGAGGTACCAATCCCTGAGTCACCTGATGAAATAGCCCGCAAAAACTGGAACAACCCACAAGGCTGGAAATAA
- a CDS encoding alpha-L-rhamnosidase C-terminal domain-containing protein, protein MTIGYPLKVTATFKCNDQTLKRMWTLGCRRIQHAAAQICYNTPYHEQLQYTGDTRIQGLTALYLSGEDRLMKKAILDFYHSRSAKQLTNGAPPANYVKIIPTFSLFWISMIYDYWMHKKDDDFMIQFLPTIQGILDWYDRQLKGDQEMIGAMKWWNIIDFNRFNGWGKSPDPESASSAIVSLQYAYTLKQAAKLFTAFGNPDRGKRYVNLAEKINDDIMKLCFNDEKALMADTPEKTTYSQLANIWAILSGAVEDKKAKKVMIHSLYDKSIAQATFFYKSYLTQALKKTGLQDQYYSQLKPWERTLDPELKTVTERIEPEYPERNEWSAQPGYDFLATICGITSVAPAFKRVQIQPAIGSLMEVEGTMSHPEGPIIVKYRRIGKTGIRAEIDIPESLQGDFVWDGKMFLLRGGKQTIECSAVRELMHEY, encoded by the coding sequence ATGACAATAGGTTATCCCTTAAAAGTAACGGCCACATTTAAGTGTAATGACCAGACACTAAAAAGAATGTGGACCCTTGGATGCCGACGTATCCAGCACGCAGCAGCCCAAATCTGCTACAATACACCATACCACGAGCAGTTACAATATACAGGTGATACCCGTATTCAGGGTCTGACCGCCCTATATCTTTCCGGAGAAGATCGTTTAATGAAAAAAGCAATTCTGGATTTCTATCATTCCCGTTCGGCCAAACAACTGACAAACGGTGCTCCTCCTGCCAACTATGTAAAGATCATTCCAACTTTTTCTCTTTTCTGGATCTCCATGATCTATGATTATTGGATGCATAAAAAAGACGATGATTTCATGATCCAGTTCCTACCAACCATTCAGGGAATCCTGGATTGGTATGATCGACAGCTGAAGGGTGATCAGGAAATGATCGGGGCTATGAAATGGTGGAATATTATTGACTTTAACCGATTCAACGGATGGGGAAAAAGTCCCGATCCAGAAAGTGCCAGCTCCGCTATTGTTTCACTTCAATATGCTTATACGCTAAAACAAGCTGCAAAACTTTTTACCGCCTTCGGGAACCCGGATCGGGGAAAAAGATATGTTAATCTGGCAGAGAAAATCAATGATGACATCATGAAGTTATGTTTTAATGATGAAAAAGCACTAATGGCTGACACACCGGAAAAAACAACGTATAGTCAGCTTGCGAACATCTGGGCAATTCTCAGCGGTGCCGTTGAAGACAAAAAAGCAAAAAAAGTGATGATTCATTCCTTATATGATAAATCAATCGCGCAAGCGACCTTCTTCTACAAATCGTATTTAACTCAGGCTTTAAAGAAAACCGGACTTCAGGATCAATATTATTCGCAGCTCAAACCATGGGAGCGAACATTAGACCCTGAGTTAAAAACCGTTACTGAGCGTATTGAACCTGAATATCCTGAGCGTAATGAATGGAGCGCGCAGCCAGGTTATGATTTTTTGGCTACCATTTGCGGCATTACCTCTGTTGCACCTGCTTTTAAACGTGTTCAGATCCAACCTGCAATAGGTTCCTTAATGGAAGTAGAAGGCACAATGTCTCATCCTGAGGGACCAATCATTGTAAAATATAGAAGAATAGGAAAAACCGGCATCCGTGCTGAAATAGACATTCCAGAAAGTCTTCAGGGAGATTTTGTATGGGATGGTAAAATGTTTTTATTGCGTGGTGGAAAGCAAACCATAGAATGTTCGGCAGTGAGGGAACTGATGCATGAATACTAA
- a CDS encoding MauE/DoxX family redox-associated membrane protein, protein MNIYPFVVIITILLVIMWAYAAISKLLSLAEFKEALATQVFPIWMGMILVWVLPISELIIVGLLLFQKTQLIGMYASFTLMILFTLYVGGAVVNLYERRPCACGGLFGKLGWTRHFYVNIFFTLISIIGIILLESGR, encoded by the coding sequence ATGAATATTTATCCATTTGTCGTCATCATTACTATTCTTCTTGTTATCATGTGGGCATATGCTGCCATTTCAAAATTATTAAGTTTGGCAGAATTTAAAGAAGCACTCGCCACCCAGGTTTTTCCGATATGGATGGGCATGATCCTTGTCTGGGTACTGCCAATCTCGGAGTTAATCATTGTTGGGCTTTTACTTTTTCAAAAAACCCAGTTAATTGGAATGTATGCTTCATTTACATTGATGATATTATTTACATTGTATGTTGGCGGAGCTGTTGTTAACCTTTACGAGCGTCGCCCTTGTGCATGCGGAGGATTGTTCGGCAAACTTGGATGGACAAGGCATTTCTATGTGAATATTTTCTTCACACTCATTTCCATCATTGGAATTATACTTCTGGAGTCAGGCAGATAA
- a CDS encoding RidA family protein encodes MNLSAQEAFLKLDLVLPPAPQPLGIYKPFLVDGKYLYLSGHGPVQPDKSLIIGRIGEDMDMEAGKLAARQVGLTMLSTIVTNFGSLDVVKRVIKVLGMVNCSADFERHPYIINGCSELFASVWGHENGIGVRSAVGMGSLPDNIPVEVEAVFELHQ; translated from the coding sequence ATGAATTTATCAGCCCAAGAAGCATTTTTAAAATTAGATCTAGTGTTGCCTCCAGCCCCGCAGCCATTAGGAATTTATAAGCCGTTTTTAGTAGACGGTAAATATTTATATTTATCAGGACATGGTCCCGTACAACCGGATAAGTCGCTGATTATTGGCCGGATTGGGGAAGATATGGACATGGAAGCAGGGAAGCTGGCTGCCCGTCAGGTTGGACTCACCATGTTGTCTACCATTGTGACTAATTTTGGTAGCCTTGATGTCGTAAAACGTGTTATCAAAGTATTAGGAATGGTAAATTGTTCTGCAGACTTTGAAAGACACCCTTATATTATCAACGGATGCAGCGAATTATTTGCTTCGGTTTGGGGACATGAGAATGGAATTGGCGTACGCAGTGCGGTAGGGATGGGCTCTTTGCCGGATAATATTCCGGTAGAAGTAGAAGCTGTTTTTGAATTACATCAATAA